A portion of the Haliaeetus albicilla chromosome 29, bHalAlb1.1, whole genome shotgun sequence genome contains these proteins:
- the LOC138682861 gene encoding olfactory receptor 14J1-like, with protein MLRAHCGRNLPSPLHVPHAQKKLMSNSSSITDFLLLAFADTRQLQLLHFWLFLGIYLAALLGNSLIITAVACDHHLHTPMYFFLLNLSLLDLGFISTTVPKSMANSLWDTRAISYWGCAAQVFFFLFFIAAEYCVLTIMAYDRYVAICQPLHYGTLLSSRACVHMAAAAWGSGFLYALLHTANTFSLPLCQGNAVGQFFCEIPQILKLSCSRSYLREVGVLVLSACLAFGCFVFIVFSYVQIFRAVLRIPSEQGRHKAFSMCLPHLAVVSMFVSTALFSYLKPPSISSPVLDLVVAVLYSVVPPAVNPLLYSMRNQELKDALRKMMSGCFSEAINALFSSAEHS; from the exons ATGCTGAGAGCTCACTGCGGGAGAAAtcttcccagccctctgcatg TGCCTCATGCCCAGAAGAAGCtaatgtccaacagcagctccatcactgacttcctcctcctggcatttgcagacacgcgacagctgcagctcttgcacttctggctcttcctgggcatctacctggctgccctcctgggcaaCAGCCTCATCATCACCGCCGTAGCCTGcgaccaccacctccacacccccatgtactttttcctcctcaacctctccctcctcgaCCTGGGCTtcatctccaccactgtccccaaatccatggccaattccctgtgggacaccagggccatctcctactggggatgtgctgcacaggtctttttctttctcttcttcatcgCAGCAGAGTATTGTGTCCTCACCATCATGGCCTAcgaccgctacgttgccatctgccaacccctgcactacgggaccctcctgagcagcagagcttgtgtccacatggcagcagctgcctggggcagtgggtttctCTATGCTCTGCTGCACACGGCCAATACATTTTCCCTACCActctgccaaggcaatgctgtgggccagttcttctgtgaaatccctcagatcctcaagctctcctgctcacgctcctacctcagggaagttggCGTTCTTGTGCTTAGTGCCTGTTTAgcatttggttgttttgttttcattgttttctcctatgtgcagatcttcagggccgtgctgaggatcccctctgagcagggacgccacaaagccttttccatgtgcctccctcacctggccGTGGTCTCCATGTTTGTCAGTACTGCCTTGTTTTCCTACCTtaagcccccctccatctcctccccagtTCTAGATCTggtggtggcagttctgtactcggtggtgcctccagcagtgaaccccctcctctacagcatgaggaaccaGGAGCTCAAGGATGCCCTGAGGAAAATGATGAGCGggtgcttttcagaagcaattaacgccctgttttcttctgcagagcatTCATAA